From the genome of Miscanthus floridulus cultivar M001 chromosome 10, ASM1932011v1, whole genome shotgun sequence, one region includes:
- the LOC136487302 gene encoding putative disease resistance RPP13-like protein 1: protein MGKTTLAQKIFNDATIQEHFKTKIWLSITQQFDVVELLRIAIENAGGDHGGKQDKSTLTETLINTISTGRFLLVMDDVWSHEAWNHVLSVPVRNASKKLPGSRVLVTTRSAHLPQQMQAPLHQHRVRPLENDDAWSLLKKQLQPDQVVEIDQLKTIGMEILENCDGLPLAIKVIGGLLSTRYPSEHEWKSILNKPAWSLTGLPPGLDNRLYLSYEDLSPQIKQCFLYCSLFPKGVEIIRDVVTQMWISEGFIQALDGSSTISQEYEFEEMATEYYRELIKRNLIEPTKEHSLTGYRCTMHDVVRTFAEYVAREESLVVVVGREQAATGMHVRRLSIEQTVSVLDWGILQRRESLRTLIINSRVNFHLPGDSLSSFSSLRVLCIWPANSDTLVPSLSKLKHLRYIHLEYTDISRLPDDIHKMKFLLYINLLVCKKLGHLPSKIIKLVHLRSLDTTGSNIGAVPKGFGGLTNLRLLYGFPVQMDVDASGSSWCSLQELAPLSQLRKLALYGIEKVQDSRMAEKAMISSKRHLGYLVLNYSASGHTIGTGGAGAEQQQQQKKVTEEVLEKLCPPTCLENLCVIGGYIGRRLPDWMCAPASADFKSLRYLTLKNLPCCTQLPDDLCCLPSLELLEITDAPAIKRIGPQFQASSSTASTSPPFPKLRQLYLDGLREWEEWEWNDCEEHMDVETTIAMPCLEDLRVDNCKLSHLPPGLASSKRHALRELYLYELSNLTHVENFPSVVKLDVFDCPELKRIGGLAMLQKIRITRCPKLEVLEGVPALDSLRLEDATMDTLPEYLRAVHPRYLELYCNKKLHESSLSPGSSEWKKISHIGKRDINCIEYSDTSSDGYSEED from the exons ATGGGTAAGACCACCCTCGCCCAAAAGATCTTCAATGATGCAACCATCCAAGAGCACTTCAAAACAAAGATATGGCTAAGCATCACCCAGCAATTCGATGTTGTTGAGCTACTGAGAATAGCAATCGAAAATGCTGGCGGAGACCATGGTGGGAAGCAAGACAAGAGCACGCTGACTGAGACCctcatcaacaccatatccacAGGCAGGTTTCTGCTTGTGATGGATGATGTGTGGAGTCATGAGGCTTGGAACCATGTGCTTAGTGTCCCAGTCAGGAATGCCAGCAAGAAACTACCTGGAAGCCGGGTCCTTGTCACTACAAGATCTGCACACCTACCCCAACAGATGCAAGCCCCCCTGCACCAACACCGTGTCAGGCCTCTAGAGAATGATGATGCTTGGTCTTTGCTCAAGAAACAGTTGCAGCCTGACCAG GTAGTCGAAATTGATCAACTGAAAACTATTGGGATGGAAATTCTTGAAAATTGTGATGGCTTACCACTTGCAATTAAAGTGATTGGAGGTCTCTTGAGCACAAGATACCCAAGTGAGCATGAGTGGAAATCTATTTTGAACAAGCCAGCTTGGTCACTGACCGGACTGCCTCCAGGACTAGACAACCGGCTATACTTGAGCTATGAGGACTTGTCTCCCCAGATAAAGCAATGCTTTCTGTACTGCTCACTATTTCCTAAAGGTGTAGAAATCATTAGAGATGTAGTAACTCAAATGTGGATTAGTGAAGGATTTATCCAAGCTTTGGATGGTAGTAGTACTATTTCACAAGAGTATGAGTTCGAAGAGATGGCAACTGAGTACTACCGAGAGTTAATAAAGAGGAACCTTATAGAACCTACAAAAGAACATTCTCTCACTGGATACAGGTGCACCATGCATGATGTGGTCCGCACCTTTGCTGAATATGTGGCAAGAGAAGAATCACTAGTGGTGGTGGTTGGCAGAGAACAGGCTGCTACTGGTATGCATGTCCGTCGCCTCTCCATAGAACAGACCGTATCAGTTCTGGATTGGGGAATTTTGCAAAGGAGAGAGTCACTTAGGacattaattataaattctagagTAAACTTTCATCTTCCTGGTGATTCGCTGAGTAGTTTCTCTAGCCTGCGGGTACTGTGCATATGGCCTGCTAACTCAGATACCTTGGTTCCCTCTCTATCAAAGCTGAAGCACTTAAGATACATTCACCTTGAGTATACTGATATATCTAGACTACCAGATGACATCCACAAGATGAAGTTTCTACTTTACATTAATCTACTTGTCTGTAAGAAATTGGGCCACCTTCCTAGCAAAATAATTAAACTTGTGCATCTAAGATCTCTTGACACCACTGGTTCAAATATCGGTGCAGTGCCCAAGGGTTTTGGTGGGTTAACAAATCTAAGGTTACTTTATGGGTTCCCAGTACAAATGGACGTGGATGCTAGTGGTAGTAGCTGGTGCAGTTTGCAAGAGCTGGCACCTCTTTCTCAGCTTAGAAAGCTTGCACTATATGGCATAGAGAAGGTGCAGGACAGCCGAATGGCTGAAAAGGCCATGATTAGCAGCAAGCGTCACCTTGGGTATCTAGTGTTGAACTATAGTGCAAGTGGACATACTATAGGGACAGGTGGTGCTGgggcagagcagcagcagcagcagaagaagGTGACCGAGGAGGTCTTGGAAAAGCTCTGCCCTCCAACCTGCCTGGAGAATCTATGTGTGATAGGAGGATACATTGGTCGCCGGCTACCAGACTGGATGTGTGCTCCAGCATCGGCAGACTTTAAGAGCCTGAGGTATTTGACACTGAAGAACCTGCCTTGCTGCACCCAGCTCCCTGATGATCTGTGCTGCCTCCCAAGTTTGGAATTGCTGGAAATCACGGATGCACCAGCCATCAAGCGTATTGGCCCCCAATTCCAAGCGTCATCCTCCACTGCTAGTACATCTCCACCGTTTCCTAAACTGAGACAGCTGTATTTGGATGGACTACGTGAGTGGGAAGAGTGGGAATGGAACGACTGTGAGGAGCATATGGATGTGGAAACTACCATAGCCATGCCTTGTCTAGAGGACCTCCGAGTAGATAACTGCAAGCTGAGCCATCTTCCACCAGGCCTCGCCAGCAGCAAGAGGCATGCTCTGAGAGAACTATACCTGTACGAGCTCTCCAACCTGACACATGTGGAGAACTTCCCTTCAGTTGTGAAACTTGATGTGTTTGACTGCCCTGAGCTCAAGAGGATCGGCGGCCTCGCCATGTTGCAGAAGATTAGGATCACTCGCTGCCCAAAGCTGGAGGTTCTAGAAGGTGTCCCAGCACTCGACAGCCTTCGACTGGAGGACGCCACCATGGACACGCTTCCGGAATACCTGCGAGCTGTACACCCAAGGTATCTCGAGTTGTATTGCAACAAGAAGCTACACGAATCCTCCTTATCACCAGGTAGCTCTGAATGGAAGAAGATCAGCCATATTGGAAAACGCGACATCAACTGCATCGAATATTCAGATACAAGTTCGGATGGATATTCAGAGGAAGACTGA
- the LOC136489706 gene encoding putative disease resistance protein RGA4 has protein sequence MAAALDALAPYLKKLIADMAQGEVSMLLGVSSEITKLEDNVEGLKAFLKDAERRRISDTSVQRWTTKLSNAMYDATDILDLCQLEADKRRESKGGGTVEHKSPGCFQPLLFCLRNPVFAHKIGSHIKELNQRLESIHKEADKYKFNIGLGSNPEPRKLTIAELSSYRTSSHVDE, from the coding sequence ATGGCGGCTGCCCTGGATGCTTTAGCACCCTACTTGAAGAAGCTTATCGCGGACATGGCACAAGGAGAGGTGTCCATGCTGCTTGGCGTCTCCAGCGagatcaccaagctggaggacaacgTGGAAGGCCTCAAAGCCTTCCTCAAAGATGCCGAGAGGAGGCGCATCAGTGACACGAGCGTGCAAAGATGGACGACAAAGCTCAGCAACGCCATGTATGATGCCACTGACATCCTCGACCTGTGCCAGCTCGAGGCTGACAAGCGGAGGGAGTCCAAAGGTGGTGGTACTGTGGAGCATAAGTCGCCCGGCTGTTTCCAGCCATTGCTCTTCTGCCTGCGGAATCCCGTGTTCGCACACAAGATAGGCAGCCACATCAAGGAGCTCAACCAGAGGCTAGAAAGCATCCACAAGGAGGCGGACAAGTACAAGTTCAATATTGGCCTCGGTTCCAACCCGGAGCCAAGGAAGCTAACTATTGCTGAGTTATCCAGCTATAGGACAAGTTCACATGTCGACGAGTGA